A window from Mycobacterium botniense encodes these proteins:
- the ssd gene encoding septum site-determining protein Ssd translates to MLTEPGLRADIDRVAAAAGVRVVHADAESPMTRKAWFAAAAVVLDQAAITRCAQRALPRRAHVIMLTRGDPTTETWEAAIAVGAQQVLRLPAQEHALVREFSEAAESGRDTHKRGQVVAVVGGCGGAGASWFAAALARAATNVLLVDLDPWAGGIDLLVGAETVPGLRWPDLALQGGRLNWAAVREALPRYRGVSMLSGTRRGYELEPGPVDAVVDAGRRGGATVICDLPRRLTAATHTALDSADLLVIVSPCDVRACAATATVAAVFSAINPAVGLVVRGPSPGGLRAAEIADIAGVPLLASMKAQPHLAAQLEHGGLRLSRRSPLAAAARRVLAVLPAAPKQNGRAA, encoded by the coding sequence GTGCTGACCGAACCCGGATTACGTGCCGACATCGACCGGGTGGCAGCGGCTGCGGGTGTGCGGGTGGTGCATGCCGACGCCGAGTCGCCGATGACGAGGAAAGCCTGGTTTGCGGCCGCGGCTGTGGTGCTTGACCAGGCGGCGATCACGCGGTGCGCCCAACGCGCGCTGCCACGGCGCGCCCATGTGATCATGCTGACCCGCGGCGACCCGACGACCGAGACCTGGGAAGCGGCGATTGCTGTTGGAGCCCAACAGGTTCTGCGGTTGCCCGCACAGGAACACGCGTTAGTGCGGGAGTTTTCCGAGGCCGCGGAATCAGGGCGCGACACCCACAAGCGCGGCCAGGTCGTCGCGGTTGTCGGTGGATGCGGCGGGGCTGGGGCTTCGTGGTTTGCCGCCGCGTTGGCTCGGGCGGCCACCAACGTGCTGCTGGTGGACCTCGATCCCTGGGCCGGCGGCATCGATTTGCTGGTCGGCGCGGAAACCGTGCCGGGTCTGCGTTGGCCCGATCTGGCTTTACAGGGCGGGCGGCTGAATTGGGCCGCCGTGCGTGAGGCGCTGCCCCGCTACCGCGGGGTGAGCATGCTCTCCGGTACGCGACGCGGGTATGAGCTGGAGCCCGGGCCGGTGGACGCCGTCGTCGACGCCGGACGCCGCGGCGGCGCGACGGTGATCTGCGACCTGCCCCGACGGTTGACCGCCGCCACCCACACAGCTTTGGACAGCGCGGATCTGCTCGTTATCGTCAGCCCGTGCGACGTGCGGGCGTGCGCGGCCACCGCAACGGTCGCCGCGGTGTTTTCGGCCATCAATCCCGCTGTCGGACTGGTCGTGCGGGGACCGTCACCGGGCGGACTGCGCGCCGCTGAGATCGCGGACATCGCCGGCGTGCCGTTGCTGGCGTCGATGAAGGCGCAGCCGCACCTGGCCGCGCAACTGGAACACGGTGGTCTGCGGTTATCCCGTAGGTCCCCACTCGCTGCGGCCGCGCGTCGTGTGCTCGCGGTGCTCCCAGCGGCGCCGAAGCAGAACGGTCGAGCAGCATGA
- a CDS encoding ABC transporter permease, giving the protein MAAPTGFWSATWRQLRNRPKFVISAAVIVLLVMAAAFPQLFTGIDPSYANPYQSLLPPSRQHWFGTDLQGHDIYARVVYGARASLTVGMATTLAVLGIGGTLGALAGFYRGWIDTVVSRVTDVFFAIPLLLAAIVLAQVLPRRGVWTVVAVLAIFGWPQLARVTRSAVLEARQRDYVTAAEALGLGRFRILLTHVLPNAMGPVIVITTLSLGAFIVAEATLSYLGVGLPPSTVSWGGDINLGQSRLRSGSPIVFYPAGALALTVLAFMMLGDVLREALDPAAQRMRRGRCSGR; this is encoded by the coding sequence CTGGCTGCGCCCACGGGTTTCTGGAGCGCGACCTGGCGGCAGCTGCGAAACCGCCCGAAATTTGTCATATCGGCTGCAGTGATCGTCCTGCTGGTGATGGCCGCAGCATTCCCGCAGCTGTTCACCGGAATCGACCCCAGCTACGCCAACCCGTATCAGAGCCTGCTGCCCCCGTCGAGGCAGCACTGGTTCGGCACCGACCTGCAGGGACATGATATCTACGCTCGCGTTGTCTACGGTGCACGGGCATCGCTCACCGTCGGTATGGCGACGACCCTGGCGGTGTTAGGGATAGGGGGAACCCTCGGTGCATTGGCCGGTTTCTACCGTGGCTGGATTGACACGGTGGTGTCCCGGGTGACCGACGTGTTCTTCGCCATTCCGTTGTTGCTGGCCGCAATCGTGCTGGCGCAGGTATTGCCGCGACGCGGTGTGTGGACGGTGGTTGCGGTCCTGGCGATTTTCGGGTGGCCCCAGCTGGCACGGGTCACGCGGTCAGCGGTTCTCGAAGCACGGCAACGCGACTACGTAACCGCAGCAGAAGCGTTAGGACTCGGCAGGTTTCGCATACTTCTCACTCATGTTCTGCCTAACGCGATGGGACCGGTCATCGTAATCACGACACTATCGCTGGGCGCCTTCATCGTGGCCGAGGCGACGCTGTCTTATCTGGGTGTCGGACTGCCGCCGTCCACGGTTTCGTGGGGCGGTGATATCAACCTGGGCCAAAGCAGGTTGCGGTCAGGCTCGCCGATCGTGTTCTACCCGGCTGGGGCTTTGGCCCTGACAGTGCTGGCTTTCATGATGCTCGGTGACGTGTTGCGCGAGGCTCTGGATCCGGCCGCCCAGCGGATGCGTCGAGGCAGGTGCAGCGGGCGATGA
- a CDS encoding peptide ABC transporter substrate-binding protein codes for MRRMRVAAVIVAAALPAALLAGCGGGGTTTDLVIVNGGEPQNPLIPTNTNETNGGRIIDRLFAGLVSYDANGTPALEVARAIETTDNINYRITLKPGWTFSNGEPVTAKSFVNAWNYGALTTNAQLQQSFFSPIDGYDQVAAPAPTARTMSGLRVVNDHEFTVRLKVPTIDFTLRLGFSPFYPLPTAAFADMAAFGRHPIGNGPYRLADAHPWLHNVRIDLVPNSCYHGNRMPKNKGLRIIFYASLETAYADLLTNNLDVLDTIPPSALPTYRRDLGDRAITGPAAVNQTLDTPLWLPHFGGEEGRLRRLAISAAIDRPQICRQIFNGTRAPAKDFTARSLPGFDPDIPGNDALNYDPERAKRLWAQADAISPWSGAYQIAYNADGAHQEWIDAVANNIKNTLGIDAAGTPKPTFAQFRTQITGRKITTAFRAGWQGDYPSLLEFLEPLFVTGAASNDVGYTNPRFDAAMRAAQAAPTLPAAYAAANTAQQILLHDMPVVALWDNINAAGFSRFVSGVTIAWNGLPVYENIVKST; via the coding sequence ATGCGTCGGATGCGTGTGGCAGCGGTCATTGTCGCCGCCGCGTTGCCAGCGGCCCTGTTAGCCGGCTGCGGTGGGGGCGGCACGACCACCGACCTGGTCATCGTCAACGGCGGTGAGCCACAAAACCCGCTCATTCCGACCAACACCAACGAAACCAACGGCGGGCGCATCATCGATCGCTTGTTCGCCGGCCTGGTGTCCTACGACGCCAACGGCACCCCGGCGCTCGAAGTCGCCCGGGCCATCGAGACCACCGACAACATCAACTATCGAATCACCCTCAAACCGGGATGGACATTCAGCAACGGCGAGCCGGTGACGGCCAAGTCGTTCGTCAACGCCTGGAATTACGGTGCCTTGACTACCAACGCCCAACTGCAGCAAAGCTTCTTCAGCCCGATCGATGGTTACGACCAGGTAGCGGCGCCGGCACCGACAGCGCGAACGATGTCTGGCCTGCGGGTGGTCAACGACCACGAGTTCACCGTCCGGCTGAAGGTGCCGACAATCGACTTCACACTGCGGCTTGGGTTTTCGCCATTCTACCCGCTGCCGACTGCGGCATTCGCCGATATGGCGGCGTTCGGCAGGCACCCCATCGGGAATGGTCCCTACCGGCTGGCCGACGCGCATCCCTGGCTGCACAACGTGCGAATCGATCTCGTCCCCAATTCGTGCTATCACGGTAATCGAATGCCGAAAAATAAAGGGCTGCGGATCATCTTCTACGCCAGTCTGGAAACCGCATACGCGGACTTGTTGACCAACAACCTCGATGTGCTGGACACCATTCCGCCCAGCGCGCTGCCGACCTACCGCCGCGACCTGGGGGACCGCGCGATCACCGGACCCGCGGCGGTCAACCAGACCCTCGACACACCGCTCTGGTTGCCTCATTTCGGCGGTGAAGAGGGGCGGTTGCGCCGCCTGGCGATCTCGGCGGCAATTGACCGGCCGCAGATCTGTCGGCAGATTTTCAACGGCACCCGAGCACCCGCCAAAGATTTCACCGCCCGTTCCCTGCCGGGCTTCGACCCCGATATCCCCGGCAACGACGCCCTGAACTACGACCCCGAGCGCGCCAAAAGACTGTGGGCACAGGCCGACGCGATCTCGCCGTGGAGCGGCGCGTACCAGATCGCCTACAACGCCGACGGCGCGCACCAGGAGTGGATTGACGCGGTCGCCAACAATATCAAAAACACGTTAGGGATCGACGCGGCCGGAACACCCAAACCGACGTTCGCGCAGTTCCGGACTCAAATCACCGGCCGCAAAATCACAACCGCGTTCCGCGCGGGCTGGCAGGGTGATTATCCGTCGCTGCTGGAATTCCTTGAGCCGCTGTTCGTCACCGGAGCAGCCTCCAACGACGTCGGCTACACCAATCCCCGGTTCGATGCCGCGATGCGCGCCGCGCAGGCGGCGCCGACTCTGCCGGCCGCATATGCGGCGGCCAACACCGCTCAACAGATTCTGCTGCACGACATGCCGGTGGTCGCGTTGTGGGACAACATCAACGCGGCCGGGTTCTCGCGGTTCGTCAGCGGTGTGACGATCGCCTGGAACGGGTTGCCGGTCTACGAGAACATCGTCAAGAGCACCTGA
- a CDS encoding oxidoreductase, with the protein MSADPLAPLMELPGVADASERAREALGRVHRHRANLRGWPVTAAVAALRAAKASSVLDGGARHRDESASGDPVFAGALRVAQAVEGGQTSLVSIWRRAPLQALARVHMLAAAGWVDDERLGRPRADTSIGPRLELLATLVTGNTVVPAAVLAAVVHGELLALAPFGCADGVVARAASRLVTIASGLDPHGLGVPEVSWMRCAAEYRDTARGFAAGTPDGVTAWLMLCCRAMQAGAHEALQIAESLPN; encoded by the coding sequence ATGAGCGCTGACCCGCTGGCTCCGCTGATGGAGCTGCCCGGCGTCGCCGATGCCAGCGAACGCGCACGTGAGGCGCTGGGCCGAGTGCATCGGCACCGGGCGAACCTGAGAGGTTGGCCGGTGACCGCCGCGGTGGCCGCGCTCCGGGCCGCGAAGGCCTCCTCGGTACTCGATGGCGGTGCCCGGCACCGGGACGAGTCCGCATCAGGCGATCCGGTGTTCGCCGGGGCGTTGCGGGTCGCCCAGGCTGTGGAAGGTGGGCAGACCAGCCTGGTGTCGATCTGGCGGCGCGCGCCACTGCAGGCGCTGGCCCGAGTCCACATGCTGGCCGCCGCCGGTTGGGTCGATGACGAGCGGCTGGGGCGGCCGCGGGCCGACACCTCCATCGGGCCGCGTCTGGAGCTGCTCGCGACCCTGGTGACCGGGAACACCGTGGTCCCGGCAGCGGTCCTGGCAGCGGTCGTGCACGGCGAGCTTCTGGCGCTGGCGCCCTTCGGTTGCGCGGACGGCGTCGTGGCACGGGCGGCTTCGCGGCTGGTGACCATCGCCAGTGGGCTCGACCCGCACGGACTGGGTGTGCCAGAGGTGAGTTGGATGCGCTGCGCAGCTGAGTACCGCGACACGGCGCGTGGTTTTGCCGCCGGCACGCCCGACGGTGTGACCGCCTGGCTGATGCTGTGTTGCCGGGCGATGCAGGCCGGCGCGCACGAGGCTCTGCAGATTGCCGAATCGCTGCCGAATTAG
- a CDS encoding dipeptide ABC transporter ATP-binding protein, which produces MSEPLLRIEDLEVRFGAAAPAVRGARLTVYPGQTVALVGESGSGKSTIAGAILGLLPPGGRITKGRIVFEGRDITSAGRRQMRSIRGRAIGYVPQDPMTNLNPVWKVGFQIREALRANACKHDVRRQAAQMLGQAGVPDAVTYARRYPHQLSGGLCQRALIAIGLAGRPRLLIADEPTSALDVTTQRHILDHLQLLTAELGTAVLLITHDLAVAAERAAHLVVMHRGMVVEAGAARDVLQDPEHEYTRTLVGAVPSLRSTNAVRVRDRMRRDAAATVASENVIVASGLTKVFREPSGAAWRHREVRAVDGVSLQLRRGTTLAVAGESGSGKSTLARMVLGLLKPTCGTVVFGGKDIYALDRSGLFAFRRGVQPVFQNPYSSLDPMYSVFRAIEEPLRVHRIGDRRQRQQMVYELADQVALPLSLLGRLPRELSGGQRQRVAIARALALRPQVLVCDEAVSALDVVVQAQILELLADLQVRLGLTYLFISHDLAVIREIADDVMVMRAGRVVEFGAVGEIFTRPRADYTRQLLAAVPGVSRAGYRDRS; this is translated from the coding sequence ATGAGCGAACCGCTGCTGCGCATCGAAGACCTCGAGGTGCGATTCGGTGCTGCCGCACCGGCGGTGCGCGGCGCCCGGTTGACGGTGTATCCCGGGCAAACCGTGGCGCTGGTCGGGGAGTCCGGTTCCGGGAAGTCCACCATTGCCGGAGCAATTTTGGGTCTGCTTCCCCCCGGTGGCCGGATTACCAAAGGCCGCATCGTCTTCGAAGGCCGCGATATCACCTCGGCCGGTCGACGACAGATGCGGTCGATCCGGGGACGCGCCATCGGCTATGTGCCGCAGGACCCGATGACCAATCTGAACCCGGTCTGGAAGGTGGGCTTTCAGATACGAGAAGCGTTGCGCGCCAACGCTTGTAAACACGACGTGCGGCGACAAGCGGCGCAAATGCTCGGCCAGGCCGGTGTGCCCGATGCGGTCACCTATGCCAGGCGCTATCCGCATCAGCTGTCTGGGGGGCTGTGCCAGCGTGCGTTGATTGCCATCGGGCTGGCGGGCCGTCCACGACTGCTGATCGCCGACGAGCCGACCTCCGCGCTGGACGTCACCACCCAGCGGCACATACTCGACCATCTGCAGCTGCTCACCGCAGAGCTCGGCACCGCTGTGCTGTTGATCACCCATGACTTGGCGGTGGCGGCTGAACGGGCTGCACATCTGGTTGTCATGCACCGCGGCATGGTGGTGGAAGCCGGCGCAGCGCGGGACGTTCTGCAAGACCCGGAACATGAGTACACGCGAACACTGGTGGGAGCGGTTCCGTCGCTTCGAAGCACCAATGCGGTGCGGGTGCGAGATCGGATGCGGCGCGACGCGGCAGCGACTGTTGCGAGTGAAAACGTAATCGTAGCTTCCGGTTTGACAAAGGTTTTTCGGGAACCGTCGGGTGCTGCCTGGCGGCACAGAGAGGTCCGCGCCGTGGACGGGGTATCGCTTCAGCTGCGGCGCGGCACAACGCTGGCGGTCGCAGGCGAGTCGGGGTCGGGCAAGTCGACATTGGCGCGGATGGTGCTGGGTCTGCTGAAACCCACCTGCGGCACGGTGGTTTTCGGCGGCAAAGACATCTACGCACTGGATCGAAGCGGGTTATTCGCTTTTCGTCGCGGTGTCCAGCCAGTTTTCCAAAACCCCTACAGCAGCCTGGATCCCATGTATTCGGTGTTCCGCGCGATCGAAGAACCCTTGCGGGTTCACCGGATCGGTGACCGCCGGCAACGGCAGCAGATGGTGTACGAGCTCGCCGACCAGGTGGCGCTGCCCTTGTCGCTTTTGGGGAGGTTGCCGCGCGAGCTGTCGGGCGGTCAGCGCCAGCGGGTCGCGATCGCCCGCGCGCTGGCGCTTCGGCCCCAAGTGCTGGTGTGCGACGAGGCGGTCTCAGCACTGGACGTCGTGGTGCAGGCCCAGATTCTGGAGTTGCTGGCCGATCTGCAGGTCCGGTTGGGTCTGACGTATCTGTTCATCAGCCACGACCTGGCGGTAATCCGGGAGATTGCCGACGACGTCATGGTGATGCGGGCCGGTCGCGTCGTCGAGTTTGGGGCCGTCGGCGAGATATTCACCCGGCCCCGCGCTGACTACACCCGTCAGCTGTTGGCGGCGGTTCCGGGCGTGAGCCGCGCTGGCTATCGTGACCGGTCATGA
- the acs gene encoding acetate--CoA ligase, which produces MTRTPTQAPSSYPPSPEFAAHANATAAVYREADRDRLAFWATQANRLSWSTPFTQVLDWSQAPFARWFADGKLNVAYNCVDRHVEAGLGDRVAMYWEGEPVGETRTLTYADLRIQVCKAANALSELGLVAGDRVAIYLPMIPEAVVAMLACARLGLMHSVVFAGFTANALRTRIADARARLLITADGQFRRGSPAPLKAAADEAVGQDSPVEHVLVVRRTGVAVPWTAGRDLWWHDVVDPAPCEHTPAAFDAEHPLFLLYTSGTTGQPKGIVHSSGGYLTQASYTHYSVFDIKPETDVFWCTADIGWVTGHTYGVYGPLSNGTTQILYEGTPDTPSRHRHFEIIEKWGVTIYYTAPTLIRTFMKWGRELPDAHDLSSLRLLGSVGEPINPEAWRWYREVLGAGNTPVVDTWWQTETGAAMISPLPGVAPAKPGSAMRPLPGISAKIVDDFGDQLVPPSTDEGEHATGYLVLDQPWPAMLRGIWGDPQRYIDTYWSKFAQQGWYFAGDSARYDPDGDIWVVGRIDDVVNVSGHRLSTAEVESALVGHFAVAEAAVVGATDDTTGQAVCAFVVLQNDCTPHAGIVDDLRAQVARVISPIAKPREIHVVPELPKTRSGKIMRRLLRDIADNRELGDTSTLLDSSVFDAIRAGFDRPATG; this is translated from the coding sequence GTGACCCGGACACCCACCCAAGCACCGTCGTCCTATCCGCCGTCCCCGGAATTCGCGGCCCACGCCAATGCCACCGCCGCGGTGTACCGCGAGGCCGATCGTGACAGGCTGGCGTTTTGGGCCACGCAAGCCAACCGGCTTTCGTGGTCGACACCTTTCACGCAGGTGCTGGACTGGTCGCAGGCACCGTTTGCTCGGTGGTTCGCCGACGGCAAGCTCAATGTCGCCTACAACTGCGTGGACCGCCACGTCGAAGCCGGTCTCGGCGATCGGGTGGCCATGTACTGGGAGGGCGAACCCGTCGGCGAGACGCGCACCCTCACCTATGCGGACCTGCGCATCCAGGTGTGCAAAGCCGCCAACGCGTTGAGCGAGCTTGGTCTGGTCGCCGGTGACCGGGTCGCAATCTATCTGCCGATGATCCCGGAGGCCGTGGTCGCAATGCTGGCCTGCGCCCGGCTGGGCCTCATGCATAGCGTTGTGTTCGCCGGTTTCACCGCCAACGCGCTGCGCACCCGCATCGCCGACGCCCGGGCCAGGCTGCTGATCACCGCTGACGGGCAGTTCCGCCGCGGCAGCCCGGCACCGCTGAAGGCGGCGGCTGATGAGGCGGTCGGCCAGGACAGCCCTGTCGAACACGTCCTGGTGGTGCGGCGCACCGGGGTGGCCGTGCCCTGGACCGCGGGTCGCGACCTCTGGTGGCACGATGTGGTCGACCCTGCGCCCTGTGAGCACACACCCGCCGCGTTCGACGCCGAACACCCGCTGTTTTTGCTGTACACGTCGGGCACCACCGGTCAGCCCAAAGGTATCGTGCACAGCAGCGGCGGGTATCTCACCCAGGCCTCCTACACCCACTACAGTGTCTTCGACATCAAACCCGAGACCGACGTGTTCTGGTGCACTGCCGATATCGGCTGGGTCACTGGGCACACCTACGGTGTCTACGGTCCGCTGTCCAACGGCACCACCCAGATCCTGTACGAGGGCACACCGGACACACCAAGCCGCCACCGCCATTTTGAGATCATCGAAAAATGGGGGGTGACCATCTATTACACTGCACCCACCCTCATCCGGACGTTTATGAAGTGGGGCCGTGAGCTTCCCGACGCCCACGACCTGTCTAGCCTGCGACTGCTCGGCTCAGTCGGCGAACCGATCAATCCCGAGGCCTGGCGCTGGTATCGGGAAGTGCTCGGCGCGGGCAACACCCCCGTGGTCGACACCTGGTGGCAGACCGAGACCGGCGCCGCGATGATCTCACCGCTGCCCGGTGTCGCGCCAGCCAAACCCGGTTCGGCGATGAGGCCCCTGCCGGGCATATCGGCCAAGATCGTCGATGATTTCGGTGATCAGCTTGTACCCCCGTCGACCGACGAGGGTGAGCACGCGACCGGCTACCTGGTCCTCGACCAGCCTTGGCCGGCGATGCTGCGCGGTATCTGGGGCGATCCGCAACGCTATATCGACACCTACTGGTCCAAGTTCGCCCAGCAGGGTTGGTATTTCGCCGGTGACAGCGCGCGCTACGACCCCGACGGCGACATCTGGGTGGTGGGCCGTATCGATGATGTCGTGAACGTCTCCGGCCACCGCCTCTCTACCGCCGAGGTGGAGTCGGCTCTGGTCGGACATTTCGCGGTGGCCGAGGCAGCGGTGGTCGGAGCCACCGACGACACCACCGGTCAAGCTGTCTGTGCGTTCGTCGTGCTGCAGAACGACTGCACCCCTCATGCGGGGATCGTCGACGACCTTCGTGCGCAAGTGGCCCGGGTGATCTCGCCGATTGCCAAGCCGCGCGAAATCCATGTGGTTCCGGAGCTGCCGAAGACCCGGAGCGGCAAAATCATGCGGCGGCTGCTGCGCGACATTGCCGACAACCGCGAACTCGGTGACACCTCGACACTGCTCGACTCCAGCGTGTTCGACGCGATCCGCGCCGGATTCGACCGGCCGGCCACGGGCTGA
- a CDS encoding ABC transporter permease, which yields MARYLLRRLLIMLPVFFGATFLIYAMVFLLASDPIAVLGGDRAVNPAVAAQLRAQYHLDDPFWLQYMKYLGGIARGDLGQSFSGLPVSEVLAQAFPVTIRLTLIALTVETVLGVGFGVVAGLRRGGVFDAAVLLAGLVVIAVPIFVLGFVAQFVFGVKLGLAPVTVGDQATLRRLLLPGFVLGSVSFAYVVRLTRSAVADNAGADYVRTAAAKGLSRPRIVTVHILRNSLIPVVTFLGADLGALMGGAIVTEGIFNIHGVGGALYQALVRQETPTVVSIVTVLVLIYLLTNLVVDVLYAALDPRIRYG from the coding sequence ATGGCCCGCTATCTGCTCAGGCGCCTGTTGATCATGCTCCCGGTGTTTTTCGGGGCGACATTTCTGATCTATGCAATGGTGTTTTTGCTGGCTAGTGATCCCATCGCGGTGCTGGGCGGCGACCGCGCAGTCAATCCCGCAGTGGCCGCGCAGCTGCGCGCGCAATACCATCTCGACGACCCGTTTTGGCTGCAGTATATGAAATACCTGGGCGGTATCGCTCGTGGTGACTTAGGCCAGTCGTTCTCTGGGCTGCCGGTGAGCGAGGTGCTGGCCCAGGCTTTTCCGGTGACGATCCGGCTGACGCTAATCGCGCTGACCGTCGAGACGGTGCTCGGCGTCGGTTTCGGCGTGGTGGCCGGGCTGCGCCGGGGCGGAGTATTCGACGCCGCCGTGCTGCTGGCCGGGTTGGTTGTCATCGCCGTGCCGATCTTCGTGCTCGGGTTTGTCGCGCAGTTCGTGTTCGGGGTTAAGCTCGGCCTCGCCCCGGTGACGGTCGGGGATCAGGCGACGCTGCGCCGCCTGCTGCTGCCCGGTTTCGTGCTGGGTTCGGTGTCTTTCGCCTATGTGGTCCGACTGACCCGTTCTGCGGTCGCCGACAATGCGGGGGCCGACTACGTGCGCACGGCCGCCGCCAAGGGGCTGTCGCGGCCGCGGATCGTCACGGTGCACATTCTGCGCAACTCGTTGATACCGGTGGTGACGTTTCTGGGTGCAGACCTGGGTGCGCTGATGGGCGGGGCGATCGTCACCGAGGGCATCTTCAACATCCACGGCGTCGGCGGCGCGCTGTATCAGGCGCTGGTGCGGCAGGAGACGCCTACCGTGGTGTCGATCGTGACCGTGTTGGTGCTCATCTACCTGCTCACAAACCTGGTCGTGGATGTACTGTATGCGGCCCTGGACCCGAGGATTCGCTATGGGTGA
- a CDS encoding HAD-IB family hydrolase produces the protein MTVSDPAERQRATPETPATGHPEIRTAAFFDLDKTIIAKSSALAFSKPFFNQGLINRRAVLKSTYAQFIFLLSGADHDQMDRMRAHMTNMCAGWDVAQVRSIVNETLHDIVTPLVYAEAAHLIAGHKLCGRDVVVVSASGEEIVAPIARTLGATHAMATRMVVDNGKYTGEVAFYCYGEGKAQAIRELAAREGYPLEHCYAYSDSITDLPMLQTVGHPTVVNPDRALRKEAIARGWPVLTFTRPVSLRNRFQPPSGVAVATTAAVGVSALAAGAVTYSLLRRLAF, from the coding sequence GTGACCGTCTCCGATCCGGCTGAGCGACAGCGAGCGACACCGGAAACACCGGCAACCGGCCATCCGGAGATCCGCACTGCCGCGTTCTTCGACTTGGATAAGACCATCATCGCCAAGTCCAGCGCGCTCGCATTCAGCAAACCATTCTTCAATCAGGGGCTAATCAACCGACGGGCTGTGCTCAAGTCCACTTACGCCCAGTTTATTTTTCTGCTCTCCGGCGCCGACCATGATCAGATGGACCGGATGCGGGCCCATATGACCAACATGTGCGCGGGTTGGGATGTCGCGCAGGTCCGTTCGATTGTCAACGAAACCCTGCACGACATTGTCACCCCACTGGTGTACGCGGAGGCCGCACATCTGATCGCGGGCCACAAGCTCTGCGGCCGCGATGTGGTGGTCGTGTCGGCCTCCGGTGAAGAGATCGTGGCGCCGATCGCCCGCACCCTCGGCGCCACCCACGCGATGGCGACACGCATGGTCGTCGACAACGGGAAGTACACCGGTGAGGTGGCGTTCTACTGCTACGGCGAGGGCAAGGCCCAGGCCATCCGCGAATTGGCTGCCCGTGAGGGCTATCCGCTAGAACACTGCTACGCGTATTCCGATTCGATCACCGATCTGCCGATGCTTCAGACCGTCGGACACCCCACTGTGGTCAATCCCGACCGTGCCTTGCGCAAGGAAGCAATCGCCCGCGGTTGGCCCGTGCTGACATTCACCCGGCCCGTGTCGCTTCGCAACCGTTTCCAACCCCCCTCGGGGGTCGCGGTTGCCACAACCGCCGCCGTTGGGGTGAGCGCGCTCGCGGCCGGTGCGGTGACCTATTCGCTGTTGCGCCGCCTGGCGTTTTAA